DNA sequence from the Malus domestica chromosome 11, GDT2T_hap1 genome:
GAACATACGGGTTGGTATGTTTCAATTCATTAAAAGTGCTTGCCGGTTGTTGTgctattaatttatatatagtTAAAAATCACAAAACAGAAAGGCCTGCTCAAGGTGAGCAAATACATAGTTAAAAAAAGTGGCAGTCAACCAAGTACTGAAGCTATATTTACAATTACATACCGGTTTGTTCTTCAGTCCCAGTTAGGACAGAAACAAAATGGTAAGGGTTCTTGCTAACAAAAAGAAGTAAGGAAAGTAGTGACTTGATTCATCAAGAATTCTGCTTCTTTGTTGAATCAGTTCCAATTGAGCCATAAGTGGTCATCGGTGTTCCTAGTTAATTTCGCGGGGCTTCTCCAGAAGACATTGATGATCCAAGTTCTCTTGGAAGTGCTTCTTCAGTAGACAGCGGTTTTCTAAGTTCATTTAGGAGTGCTTCTTCAGAAGACGGCATTTTTCTAAGTTCATGTGGGAGTGCTTCTTCAGTAGACATTGGTTGATCAGGTAGTGCTGCTTGAGAAGACAATGACTTTACAAATTCTTTTTGCAGTGCATCTTCAGAAGGCATCAAATATCCTAGTTCTTTGGGTTGTTCTTCAGAAGACATTGATTTTCTAAGTTCTTTGGGCAGTGCTGCTTCAGAAGACATTGGTATTCCAAGTTCGTTAGAATTCATCGATTTTCCAAGATCATTGGATGTTGCTTCTGCAGGAGATATGGATTTTCCTAGCTCTATGGGTGGTGATTCTTTAGAAGGTAGTGGTGTTCCAAGTCCTTCGGGCAGTATTACTTCCTCAGATGACACCGCTTGCGTTGCAGTTAAACTAGGCACTAGAACAGGACTCATTTCATAAGTAGGCAaggcttcatcttcttcatctttcGGACTTTCAGAAATCTTTCTCGTTAAGGTTGTCGGGGTTGACTTTTTTATAGATTCCTCTTTCACGGCGCTACTACCATAGTCTAAAACGCGTACTTCCTTCCTTATACCGAGCAAAGTTCCATCTGCTGATTTGATAGTCTTCTCTTCAATTGCGACTTCATTGTTGCTGTTAAATTGTGGTTTTTCATCCGCCGAGGCAGGTTTATCTGTAAAATTTGCACCCTTGTTCGCATTCAACAGAAGTTCTTGATCTTCAGGATGGGTAACATTCCCGGGAACGATCGGTCCCACGTCGAGGTTTACAAGTAGTGCCTCGCTTTCGTTTGTAATTTGCACTTCGCTTATCTTCTGAAGTTCATAGTCTATCCAGTCTTCATCAATGGATATTGTGTTCTTGGTACTCCAGGTGTGCAGAATCCGATCTGGACCGGGTTGCCACAACACATCTCCTGTGGCCTTTTTCAGTATAAACTTGTATTGGATTGCTATGCCAGTAGGAACATCCTATTCAAATTTAAAAACCAATCAAATTTCTGAAATGACTACAAATTTATACGATTCGCCTGTAAATATACATAAGTAACAATAATTTGCTCTAGTGACACCGAGTTTCAACTCTGTTGGACAAGATCCCGAGTTCTTACACCCCCACCATTGGCACCACCACCGTGCCCCCAACCTGTCGCTGCCATCACCACTGTCGCCACCATAACCACCACCATCATTATTGCCCTCCCCAAAGCTGTCATCGCCACCACTTCTACTACCATGTCCATTTTTCTTGTTATATACAATTATGTCACTTTTACATAAATTTACCAAAAACTTTTATACTGCTTTTTATACTCAAAGACACTTTTAAATACAGTTTATCAAATACTTTTACAATTGATTATTCTTAAAACATAGTAaaagtagtattttttttataaaagcgcAGCAATCTCTAACTGACTCTAAATCCATAAGAATTCTTACCAGCTCAGTATTCCATATGTTTCCATCTGAACAGTTCATTGGTATAGCATTTGAAGGGTTCCACTGTCCTATGATAGGTTCATTACCCACCAAGAGGAAGCTCTCACCAAACTTGCACTCCTCGTGTAATTGGAATTGGACACGGACAGTTTCTGATCGCTCTGAGAAGCGGACACTAATCATCACTCGATATCGGAATTAGGAATTCGTTTGATATCGGAAGAGAAATATTACTAGATGAAGAGTTAGTTGGTACAAACTCGGAGCTCATTGTTTAATATGATTAACAGGGTTGAATATAGTAAAATTACCTGTTGGTTGGATCCAAATTCCTGCTGTTTCTGAGGTCGTAAAAACCTGACATGATTTATAGACGAAGTTGAATTAGAATATCAACTGTGGGAAGGAAAATTACTAAATCGTCGACTTTGTAAACGAACTTTTAATCAGAAATAAAACCCAATAGACATTACGAAGTCAATAAAGGTCACTAAACTGTTGGATTGGTATGGACTACAGTAATACCTCTGTCTGAGATGAAGCAACCAATTGAAGCGCTTTCTGTCGAAGCAGAGAGGTGGTATGCTGAACGCGAACATTGGAATTTCGAGACCCAAAAAAGCCAATCTCGGATCGACCCGGAAGAGattttgagggagagagaggtttGTTAGTGTTAGCCTTGGCAAACAAGGTTATGGAGGATCCTGCAAGAGTTTCCAttgtctctttttcttttccaaaaagAGAGACAGAGTCCTAAACTGTGTAAGAAATAAGcacttgtatatatatataagaggcATGAGCAAGAAAACTGAGAAGGGTACGGATCTGGCATCAGGTTTTGATGTCCTCAACTGATTGAGAAATTTGGGGCCTTTCCTTTGGCGGATTTTCAGTTTtgcttttatatttttgtttgaagtcttcaataatttaaaaaatatatatatttcctgCAAGTTTTGAAGTTGAAAAGCGCTTTTTAGGAAGCCCATTTTCAACATATTTGTTCCAAAGAGACAAATTATATGTACAGGATTCCCGTACTTACTCATATCAACATTGACGAAAATGTATTGATGTGTTTGTACGTTTTGTTGGTGACAATGTTATCGACTCATCACTATTGACATATCGGCAATCTGTTTCATAGCCTTACTAATCATTGCAACACGTTGATAGGTTTGTACACATGAGACGGCCAACAAAATGAAAAACTTGTACATGATTTTGTAGGGGTTTGAGGTTTAGGTTCCAGCAAAGAGCTTGCATCTTCAACAATACTCGTTACATGAGCAATGCCCGTCTCTGAAATGTTGAAACCGATATCAATCTCTCAGCAAGATCTTGTTGAGAAAAATTTAGAATAAACAACTCTAAATTTTATATGTCAAATAAGAAATTCACTCGAAAATTTGAGACACAACAAAAGACTTTATTAAACTGAAAATATTACAAAGAAAGCTCTCAACTCTCACAAACACTCAACACACTATAAGACTTGTAgtcttattttcttcttcacttCTCGATGTCTTGGTTGCTTGCttacaacacacacacacacacacacacctatttataggcatgTTTGCCGACTCCAACATATGGCTTTTCATAATAGCCACATATTGTACAAGCTGCTAGAACTTTCAtgattatacacacacacccaccAACTTGATAATGCTAGAATTATCTAGCATATTGTTATGCTTGCATGGTGCACCGACTTTGGTGCTTGACTTTTCTAGATTTGTGTAGAATGGGCTGGGGTTGGACTattttaacactccccctcaacacCAGCTCATTCTTTTCTCCATGCTAAGTTGACGACGAAACTTTTCAAACTTGCCGGTACTCAAACCTTTAGTGAACAAGTCCGCAACTTGTTCATCTGTATTGATTTGTCTCATCTCAATCTCTTCATGCAAGACCTTCTCTCTAATGAAATGGTAGTGTACCTCCACATGCTTAGTTCTCGCATGAAAGACTGGATTTTCCGCCAAACGAATTGCCGAttgattatcacagtacaatggTACTGAATAATCTACTGGTTGATGTAGATCACTCATCAACTGTACCAGCCATGCATTCTCTTGAGCTGCCATTGTTGCTGCTCTATACTCTGCTTCAGTGGTTGACAAAGACATCGTTGGTTGTCTCTTGCTACACCAAGAAATTGTTCCGGAACCAAGCTTAAACAAATACCCAGTTGTTGATCTCCTGGTGTCATGATCTCCTACATAGTCAGCATCACAGTAACCAACTAACTTGCAGTCTTCACCTTTCTTGTACAAAAGACCATAGTCAATTGTACTCTTCACATATCTCAGTATTCGTTGAACTGCTTCCAAGTAAGGCTTCTTTGGATTTTGCATGTACCGACTCATCACACCAACTGCATAAGAAATGTCAGGTCGAGTCAAGGTTAAGTAGATCAGACTACCTACCAATTGTCGATACATCGTCGCATCTTCcaaatattttccttcatgtgcacATATTTTGGCATTTGGCTATATCGGCGTCGAAATCAACTTGCATTCGAGCATTCCAAACCTCTTCAACAAATCTTTGGCATACTTCTGTTGACAGAGAAATATTCCTTCTTGTGTGCGATCAACCTCTAGACCAAGGAAGTGCTTGAGTTGACCAAGTTCCTTCATCTGGAAACGGACTGATAAATTCTCCTTTGTTCGAAGAATTTCTACCTCATCATCTCCGGTTATGATTAAGTCATCCACATACACTAGCACGATagctagctttccttcattggcTTTGACAAACAGGCAGGAATCTGCAGGTGTTACTGAATAACCAATTTGTGTTAGAAATTCAGCAATCTTACCATACCACGCCCTGGGTgcttgtttcaatccgtagagtgCTTTTCGCAGCTTACACACATATTTAGGATGATCTTGGCTTTGAAATCCCATTGGTTGGATCATATAGATCTCCCGATCCAACTTTCCATGAAGAAaaacattcttcacatccatctgCCACAGATTCCAGTCTTTGTTGGCTGCAAGTGCAAGTAGGACTCATACTGTTGTAAGTTTCGCCACTGGACTAAACGTTTCATCATAGTCTAGTTCGTACTGTTGAGAGAAACCACGAGCTACCAATCGTGCCTTGTACCTCTCGATTGACCCATCTAGACGGTGCTTTATCTTGTAAATCCACTTGCAGGATATGGGTTTCACATCTCTTGGCTTTGGCACGATATCCCAAGTCTGATTTTGCTGAAGTGCAtcgatctcttctttcatagCTATCATCCACTCAGAACTCTGCGATGCTTCTTCGAACGTCTCAGGCTCTATTGCTTCTTCAATTATGTCTGCATTGGCGTATTTAGGATTTGGCATTCGTGTTCTTGTTGACCTTCGGAGTTGAGATTGTGGAGTTGATTCTTCCGTTTCACTAGGCCCACCTTCTTCGTTTGGTTGTTTGATACATGCCAGTTTGCCAAGGATTTTGAGCCATTTTTTGTTTAACGTCATCGCCATTTAGATCTTCTAATTCATCTGAACTTGGTTGGAGTTGGATAGTATGCTCCTTCATCTTTTGTTGCAGCTTTTCTCCAAATTCTCTGGAGTCTGGTAGCACCTCATTCTCTGAGGACCACCAAGAAGACGCTtcatcaaacaccacatctcgTAAAGTGTAACATCTTCCACTTGTTGGATCGCAACATTTCCACCCTTTTCTTTGGCTGTCGTATCCCACAAAGATACATCTAACAACTTTCTTGTCAAACTTGCTCCGTAAATGATTAGgaacaaatacataacataCACAACCAAATACTCGAAAGTAGCTAACTGTAGGTTTCATGTTCCACAGTTTCTCAAAGGGCGAAACAAATCCTAACCTCGGTTGAGGAAGTCTATTGATCACAAAGGCTGTAATCCTCATTGCTTCAGCCCAAAACCTTCCTGGTACGTTCTTTTCATGTAACATACTTCGACAAACTTCTGCAAGATGCCGGTTCTTTCTCTCAactacaccattttgttgcggTGTGTTGGCACAAGTGTACTGATGACGTATTCGGCATCCCCTTAGGTATTGAGAGAACTCACTTGAGCTATATTCTCCTCCGTTATCTGTGTGCAGGCAACGAATCTTCTTTCCCACTTCTCCTTCGGCTGACTCTCTGAACTCTTTAAACTTTGAGAATGTGTCAGATTTATCTTTCATAAAGAAGACCCACACATACCTTGAGAAGTCATCAATGAATGTCACCATGTACCGCATACCACCAATTGACGGTTGCTTAACTGGTCCGAACACATCAGAGTGAACTAACTCTAATGGTTCTTTTGCTTTAAACTTCGATTCCTCATATGGCAATTGGTGTGCTTTACCATACTGGCATCATGCATATACTGTGTCTGTTCGCACGTCAAGCTGAGGAAACCCCTTAAGCATCGACTTTTTCACCATCACACTTAGCTTGGAATAGCTAACGTGACCTAACCGCATGTGCCATAGATCTGATGTCTCATTTTTCCTTGTCCTATCTACATATGCAGATTCTGCTGACATTACGTAGACTGACTTCAATCGCCGCCCTCCATTGTTGGTATTTATGAGATTTTGAGGTCACGATACACCTTCACATCTCGTAGATCGAACAAGACATAATGGCCTGATGATGTCAATTGGGCCACAGAtagcaaattttttttcattcctgGGACATGATAAACATCTTGAAGTGGCACCTAGTTAGAATTATATCGAGGTGTAACTATCGTCTTACCGATGTGAGCTATCGGTAACCTTGAGTTGTCGGCTGTCACCACCACACGACCTCCCTTGTATTCAGATAAGTTTTGCAACTTATGTTTATCACCCGTCATATGATTTGAGCAGCCCGAATCTACGATCCAATCATTTTTGTAGTCAGTCCATTCTTGTGTTGTTACCATGAAGGctaattcttcttcctccgtaACAAATAATGCTTCAGCATCCCAGCCATcttcactattctccttcgaactGGAAGTAACAGTATTCCTTTCAACAGGTTCTTTCTTGGTCCAACAATCTTTCGCCATGTGGCCCACCTTCCTGCAGTTGTAACACTCGCCATCAAACTTTCTACTATTACCGCGATTCTTCGAAGCTCCCCCTGGACGAGAGCCTCTCTTTCCTTGGTGACTTTTCACTTTGTCTCCATCCTTTTTACATCCATTACCAGTGTACCGCTTGAAAGTGCCTTTGCTTTTGCTGGTGTAGAGCGTTTCTTTCTTCACCTTTCAGCTAGATTCCTCCCATTTGCTTGGCCATAGCTTCTTGACCTGcaagcaaattttcaaactcaacaaGCGATGGTTGTGTCGGCCATCCCTGTATAGCGGCAATGAACCCTCGATATTCGGGTCTCAAACCATGGATAATTATTCTCTTCATCCTGGTTTCCCCAATAGGAGCTGTTGGATCTAACTCTGAAATTTCGCGGCATATCGACTTCACCTTGTGAAAGTACTGGGCAATCGTCATGTCGCGTTGCGCCATCGATAGCAGCTCGTTCTTGAGAAGTTGCAGTCTTGTATCATTCTTCTTTGAAAAGACTGTAACAAAAGTGTCCCATGCTTCATTTGGCGTTTTGGCATCCCGGATGTGCTCCaacatttcttcttcaattgtgGTCTTTAAAGCAAACATCGCTTTGCCTGCTTTAATTTTCCACTTTCGCAAGATGCCATTGTCATCTTCTGCCGTCGGTTGTGTAACCTCACCACCACCGACAACTTCCCAAAGGTCCTGACCTTGTAAGTAAGACTCCATACATGTTGCCCACGTAttgtagtttttgttgttgagcttcttgaTTCCTCCAACTACTTGAAGGTCACCCATCGTGCCGGCAAGACTTCGACTATACCGATCAAGCTTGACTAACAAACTTGCAAAGTACCAAACTCCTCACGACTCAAGATAGCTCCACCAAGAACGATCCCTAACCGTTTAGCTCTGATGCCAATTGTTGAGAAAAATTTAgaataaacaactataaattttatatGTCAAAGAAGAAATTCACTCGAAAATTTGAGACACAACAAAAAACTTTATTAAACTGAAAATATTACAAAGAAAGCTCTCAACTCTCACAAACATTCAACACACTATAAGACTTGTAgtcttattttcttcttcacttCTCGATGTCTTGGTTGCTTGCTtacaacacacacatacacacacacctatttataggcatgTTTGCCGACTCCAACATATGGCTTTTCATAATAGCCACATATTGTACAAGCTGCTAGAACTGCTGCTAGAACTTTCAtgattatacacacacacccaccAACTTGATAATGCTAGAATTATCTAGCATATTGTTATGCTTGCATGATGCACCGACTTTGGTGCTTGACTTTTCTAGATTTGTGTAGAATGGGCTGGGGTTGGACTATTTTAACAGATCTCCCTATCGTAAGCCCTCGATATAAGCTTAGCAACTGCGTGGCAGTCTCTGCAAACACGAAGATTCTTCATAACCTGAATTGCTTGAGACGGACTTAAGATGATAAGCCCGAATGCACTCGCTAATTTCTAGTTGTGAATGATTAGGGTATGGTCCTTcatgtcttcttcctcaacaaACTGCAGTAGATGTGACTTGTTTGGCACGTATCCATTTGACTTCAATCTCCCTGCTATTTCATCCAACTTTGAATATATTTCTTTGCACAGAGGGTGAGAGCTATCGCCAACTATAAATTCAGGAACAATACTGTTGACTTCGGTTGCACTATAAACCGGTTCTTTCTTCATTCCCGCATCTCGCGTACGCTTCCTTAACCCTGAAACTTCTTCCCATTTCCCTGTCTTGGCATAGATATTTGATAAGAGTACATAAGCTATGTGGTTACTGGGATCCAACTCAAGCATATGGGCTACTCTCCTTTTCGGCAAGTTCAACATTCCAATGAAGTCCATAGGCCCCAAGAAGAGCCCCTCATACAGAAGCAGTAGGAGCTATTGACATTTTCTCTATCAACTCTACAACTTCCTCCAGATTTCCAGAATGACCTAAAATATCGACCATGCAAGCATAGTGCTTTAGACCAGGCACAACCCCGTAAACTAGCTCCATCAATCTGGCGTGGCTACAAGCGCATAACACGTTGGTGAATGTCACGGAATTGGGCTTCAccttggaggaggaggagagggcACAGACGGTGATAAGCTTGCTGGCGGAGTAGGGGTCGAAGAAAAAGCCTGTACGGAGCATTTGGGCGTGGACCTGCTTCAGCCGCTTGATGCTGGTGCAATGGTCGATTGAGGAAAGAGAAGGGTCGCTTGAGAAATAGAGGTCGTTAGTGGCGGTTGGGGATGGAGGGTTTGGTGGGTGACGTGGCAGAGATATAAGGGGGTGCTTAGAGTTGCCATCTCTCTGTGTATAGAGATTTTTCTATGTGACCGGAACACGgagtcacaataaaaaatttctcctcttCTGTGGTCCTCTTGCACTAGCCGCATTCACTTGAGGTTTTTTAAATTCTTTGAGGAGGTTCTTCCTTGTAAAAACGCTCTTTAAGTTCTCTGAGGAGGTTCTACCTCGTGAAAACGTTCTTCGGTTTAACATTAACTTTAGCTGGTTGTGACTAAGAAACCATCGGTTTCACTTGTTGAGCCAAGAATGCATGACTTATTAATTTATCCGATGAACTGCCATGGTTGAGGTAACCCATGCCAGATTTATTGTACTTTAGGACAAACTAATGAACCTATTGAAGTGACTCATTTTGCACTAAAGAAGCCTATGCATGAACAAATGATTCATTTTACCTCATCTAACTACTCCAGATTTGGTGGATTTGGGTAGCTGCTCCAACCTTTCTTTCTCGCAGAAACCCTCAAACCCCAGCCTTCGCCACCGACTCCTTCCTCTGGTTGGGGTCGGCAGGCATCCCCTTACTACTACCccttttcttcctcctctctaCCCTCTGATCTTCTTTCTCACCCCGCTCCCCAATTTTCCTTTCCTTCCCTCTGATCTTCTTTCTCTCCCCACACCCCCTCATCATTTCCTTCCCTCCCCTTCTTCCCTGGGATTCGTTTCCTagtttcttcctcttcctctttctctcctgGGCCGAGGGACTCCTCTTCTTTCCCtctgtttcttttccttgtcaTTGCTGCTGTTCCTTTATTTCTCTGCTTTTCTTTCCTGCGTTTCTCTAGCCTCTTTGAGCCTTGTCTCAACCTCTCTAAGCTTGTCTCAGTTTTGGGTTTTATGCCCTTTTTTACCCCCGATGTTTCTCCCCGTCGTCAATCCTTCCCCGCCGACCTCCGCTACTCCGCCCATGGTGTGTCTCCTTCCAGTGGTGCACCTTGGTGTTGGGTGGTTTTTAAAGTGCGTTTAGCACTATTTGGTAGGATTATGGAAGCGCTTTTTGCGCAGGTGGCTCGCTCACCCCCCATATTCGGTTCATCCAGTTTGTTCGTGGGTTCTTTCTCTTGGTGGTGGTGACGGATTGGCGATGGCGGCACAACTGGCGTGGTGGAGTTTGTTTTCTTTCAGATCTAGGATTTTTGTTGATGTAAGCTTGCTCTTTATGAGCTTGTCGGTTGTTTTTACTTGTAGCTTTTACTTGTATTTGGCTTGCCTCCGGGCCTTCCATTTCTTgtattagtttttatttatgaaagttctcagtttgtccaaaaaaaaaaaactactccaAATTAGGGGGTAGGTTTTGCTGGGGAAGTTCTAGAAACATTTATACTTTGTGTTGGAAATGTTTCACTTAATTTTCTCTGCAGTATTGGACTTAGGCGTGttataaatattatgtggatggtccacatgaatagtttgttactatttatgcacaatattttcactattcatttgtggaaaatttgtaaagtgaatagtgctttattttgtttatataaaggaagaagat
Encoded proteins:
- the LOC103412945 gene encoding uncharacterized protein encodes the protein METLAGSSITLFAKANTNKPLSPSKSLPGRSEIGFFGSRNSNVRVQHTTSLLRQKALQLVASSQTEVFTTSETAGIWIQPTERSETVRVQFQLHEECKFGESFLLVGNEPIIGQWNPSNAIPMNCSDGNIWNTELDVPTGIAIQYKFILKKATGDVLWQPGPDRILHTWSTKNTISIDEDWIDYELQKISEVQITNESEALLVNLDVGPIVPGNVTHPEDQELLLNANKGANFTDKPASADEKPQFNSNNEVAIEEKTIKSADGTLLGIRKEVRVLDYGSSAVKEESIKKSTPTTLTRKISESPKDEEDEALPTYEMSPVLVPSLTATQAVSSEEVILPEGLGTPLPSKESPPIELGKSISPAEATSNDLGKSMNSNELGIPMSSEAALPKELRKSMSSEEQPKELGYLMPSEDALQKEFVKSLSSQAALPDQPMSTEEALPHELRKMPSSEEALLNELRKPLSTEEALPRELGSSMSSGEAPRN
- the LOC139189397 gene encoding pentatricopeptide repeat-containing protein At2g29760, chloroplastic-like yields the protein MDFIGMLNLPKRRVAHMLELDPSNHIAYVLLSNIYAKTGKWEEVSGLRKRTRDAGMKKEPVYSATEVNSIVPEFIVGDSSHPLCKEIYSKLDEIAGRLKSNGYVPNKSHLLQFVEEEDMKDHTLIIHN
- the LOC114819703 gene encoding uncharacterized protein translates to MGDLQVVGGIKKLNNKNYNTWATCMESYLQGQDLWEVVGGGEVTQPTAEDDNGILRKWKIKAGKAMFALKTTIEEEMLEHIRDAKTPNEAWDTFVTVFSKKNDTRLQLLKNELLSMAQRDMTIAQYFHKVKSICREISELDPTAPIGETRMKRIIIHGLRPEYRGFIAAIQGWPTQPSLVEFENLLAGQEAMAKQMGGI